The Gordonia sp. KTR9 genome contains a region encoding:
- a CDS encoding glycosyltransferase, producing MIAVNGSRGDAQPAVALAAELLGRGHGVTLAAPPDLVGFGSGAGVPTEVYGESTRALFDSGLVREDMRSKNPRTRLRAVSAMSVRGGRTMQQRLLELADGADAIIASSAGQERAHNVSAVLGIPHIPLHYCPIRRNSSVSLLAHLGVDAPAVVNDLSWRVAERALWLATRSAENTLRTDLGLSPLNRPYSELIARTGVPEIQAYDPALFEGLAAQWGPRRPLVGFFTLAAAQRAGVGDAGLDGASGAGTLGEWLDAGEAPVYVGFGSMLPADPDGLADAFRTAAQRLGIRLLVSGGWSGFMSSESTSGATTSGDAVHVVGHVDHDTVLPRCRAAVHHGGAGSVAAGLRAGLPTLVTWVGADQPIWGRAVSKARVGATLPMARVTAKSLIPALEQILDADTRRRSADLRGRLVPPGEAVRSAAAIAERAAGAGATGRRAG from the coding sequence GTGATCGCGGTCAACGGTAGTCGCGGAGACGCCCAGCCGGCCGTCGCCCTCGCCGCCGAACTCCTGGGCCGGGGTCATGGGGTGACTCTCGCGGCGCCACCGGATCTGGTCGGATTCGGCAGCGGTGCAGGTGTTCCCACCGAGGTCTACGGCGAGAGCACACGCGCCCTGTTCGATTCCGGTCTGGTGCGGGAGGACATGCGGTCGAAGAACCCGCGCACCAGGCTGCGTGCAGTGTCGGCCATGTCGGTGCGGGGCGGCCGGACCATGCAGCAACGCTTGCTCGAGCTCGCCGACGGCGCGGATGCGATCATCGCGAGCAGCGCCGGTCAGGAACGCGCCCACAACGTCTCGGCGGTTCTCGGGATTCCACACATCCCGTTGCACTACTGCCCCATTCGGCGCAACAGCTCGGTGTCGCTGCTCGCCCACCTCGGTGTCGATGCCCCGGCGGTGGTCAACGACCTGAGCTGGCGGGTCGCCGAACGCGCTCTCTGGCTGGCCACCCGGTCGGCCGAGAACACACTGCGGACCGACCTGGGTCTGTCGCCACTGAACCGCCCCTACTCCGAACTGATCGCCCGCACCGGGGTTCCCGAGATCCAGGCCTACGACCCCGCCCTCTTCGAGGGGCTCGCAGCGCAGTGGGGACCGCGTCGGCCGCTGGTCGGATTCTTCACCCTCGCCGCGGCACAGCGAGCCGGGGTGGGTGACGCCGGACTCGACGGAGCTTCGGGCGCAGGCACACTCGGCGAGTGGCTCGACGCGGGCGAGGCCCCGGTGTACGTCGGTTTCGGCAGTATGCTGCCGGCCGACCCGGACGGGCTGGCCGACGCGTTCCGTACCGCGGCGCAACGCCTCGGGATCCGACTGCTGGTGTCGGGCGGCTGGAGCGGATTCATGTCGAGCGAATCCACCTCGGGTGCAACGACATCGGGGGACGCCGTGCATGTCGTCGGGCACGTCGATCACGACACCGTATTGCCGAGATGTCGTGCCGCGGTCCACCATGGCGGCGCGGGTTCGGTGGCCGCCGGCCTGCGTGCCGGTCTGCCCACCCTGGTCACCTGGGTCGGAGCCGATCAGCCGATCTGGGGACGCGCGGTGAGCAAGGCGCGTGTGGGTGCCACCTTGCCGATGGCGCGGGTGACCGCGAAGTCGCTGATCCCGGCGCTCGAGCAGATCCTGGACGCGGACACCCGACGGCGTTCCGCCGATCTCCGCGGCCGGCTCGTACCCCCTGGCGAGGCGGTCCGCTCGGCGGCCGCCATCGCCGAGCGGGCGGCCGGCGCCGGGGCGACGGGTAGGCGTGCCGGCTGA
- a CDS encoding glycosyltransferase, whose translation MRISFVINGTRGDVQPATLLATALARRGHDVRLGVPPNMVRPARGWADGVARLEVVPLGQDTRAHLESVARARKQAGRRPLRRLRVFLSLRNAGWEDLVSDMTDVVDGADVIVSGLITEQPALAFAESAGVPLVSLHHAPVRRNSRVGPVPGHLPGGPRAVRAQWAAYDAAFGVLTRRRERRLRAELGSTGTSRPYTARLRAAAGLELQAYDPMFGVHDDQRWIADTAARPRPSVGFLGLPGEHPVAGSDALASWLDGGDAPIYVGFGSMPLRGEESTLRVVAELGRRLGRRVLVCAGWTELSAEVRTGAESDAVRIESQVDHRTVFGRCAVVVHHGGAGTTAAVLRAGRPSVICWYGADQPFWGAELERLGVGVSMPMARAGRDLDVDRLCDAVAAMLDPAVAERAARLRDVLVAEDVALADAVHAVESSVTSSCMREPSTRGPHMHSETKVDV comes from the coding sequence ATGAGAATCTCGTTCGTCATCAACGGGACCCGCGGGGACGTCCAGCCGGCGACGCTGCTTGCGACCGCACTCGCGCGGCGCGGGCACGACGTGCGTCTCGGGGTCCCGCCCAACATGGTGCGGCCGGCCCGGGGCTGGGCGGACGGGGTCGCGCGGCTCGAGGTCGTGCCCCTCGGCCAGGACACCCGCGCCCACCTCGAATCGGTGGCGCGGGCCCGCAAGCAGGCGGGTCGTCGCCCGCTGCGTCGGCTGCGTGTGTTCCTGTCGCTGCGGAATGCCGGGTGGGAGGACCTCGTCTCCGACATGACCGACGTCGTCGACGGCGCGGACGTCATCGTGAGCGGGCTGATCACCGAACAGCCCGCACTCGCCTTCGCCGAGTCCGCCGGGGTTCCGCTGGTGTCGCTGCACCACGCCCCGGTGCGCCGCAACAGCCGCGTCGGCCCCGTACCCGGTCACCTCCCGGGTGGCCCGCGCGCCGTTCGTGCGCAGTGGGCGGCCTACGACGCCGCGTTCGGCGTCCTCACCAGACGACGCGAGCGTCGCCTGCGCGCCGAACTGGGTTCGACCGGGACATCGCGGCCCTACACCGCTCGACTCCGTGCGGCGGCGGGTCTGGAGTTGCAGGCCTACGACCCGATGTTCGGGGTGCACGACGACCAGAGGTGGATCGCCGACACGGCGGCGCGTCCTCGACCCTCGGTGGGGTTCCTCGGGTTGCCGGGGGAGCACCCGGTCGCCGGGTCCGACGCGCTCGCGTCTTGGCTCGACGGCGGTGACGCCCCGATCTACGTGGGTTTCGGCAGCATGCCGTTGCGGGGAGAGGAGAGCACCCTCCGCGTCGTCGCGGAACTCGGCCGCCGGCTCGGCCGACGTGTCCTGGTGTGTGCGGGCTGGACCGAACTGAGTGCGGAGGTGCGCACCGGCGCCGAGTCCGACGCGGTGCGCATCGAGTCCCAGGTCGACCACCGCACGGTCTTCGGCCGGTGCGCGGTCGTGGTCCACCACGGCGGCGCCGGGACCACCGCGGCCGTGCTGCGCGCGGGCCGGCCGTCGGTCATCTGCTGGTACGGCGCGGACCAGCCGTTCTGGGGAGCCGAACTCGAACGACTGGGTGTCGGCGTGTCGATGCCGATGGCCCGCGCGGGACGCGACCTGGACGTGGATCGGCTGTGCGACGCCGTCGCGGCGATGCTCGACCCCGCGGTGGCCGAGCGCGCCGCGCGGCTGCGGGACGTCTTGGTGGCCGAGGACGTGGCTCTGGCGGACGCCGTACACGCGGTCGAGAGTTCGGTGACAAGCTCGTGCATGAGGGAACCGAGTACGCGGGGACCGCATATGCACAGCGAAACGAAGGTGGACGTATGA
- a CDS encoding glycosyltransferase: MTAHHVSIVLYGSRGDIQPGICLALELLMRGHRVSVLVPPNLAGLARATGVGDVHEIGLDSDAAWSSDDARSARGHRNPLTRAAFALRTVRAGFDALDTDLERLFVPETAPLHDADLLVAAPLCQDRVVAVAERLDIPPAVLRFGPMSENGLIGAVPGLTERWSPAWKRRSWRIADQLTWIATGWNENRFRRRIGLPPSRRPLPRRLGADRIQQIQAYDPEMVPGLAAEWDDRKPLVGFFDLPAASRAGIGEIGADATGLARWLDAGEPPVFLTFGSMPILEPKTVIARWRAAARAHGVRCLIAMGDATGIDPDDPDVFHTAGVDHASVLPRCVAAVHHGGAGTTAASLRAGLPTLVCAVTADQPFWGERVRALRVGAAVRLSTFTDDDAHAGLATVLAAETRSAAAAFARRMTSPDKAVAAAADICESRLR; encoded by the coding sequence GTGACGGCGCACCACGTCTCGATCGTCCTGTACGGCAGCCGCGGCGACATCCAGCCGGGCATCTGCCTGGCACTCGAACTCCTGATGCGCGGGCATCGCGTGAGCGTCCTCGTCCCGCCGAACCTGGCCGGCCTCGCACGGGCCACCGGTGTCGGCGACGTCCACGAGATCGGTCTCGACTCCGACGCGGCGTGGTCGTCGGACGATGCGCGGTCGGCGCGCGGCCACCGTAACCCGTTGACGCGCGCGGCGTTCGCGCTGCGGACCGTCCGTGCCGGATTCGACGCCCTCGACACCGACCTCGAGCGGCTGTTCGTACCGGAGACCGCGCCGCTGCACGACGCCGATCTCCTCGTCGCAGCGCCGCTCTGCCAGGACCGCGTGGTGGCGGTGGCCGAGCGTCTCGACATCCCGCCGGCCGTGCTGCGATTCGGCCCGATGTCGGAGAACGGACTCATCGGCGCCGTACCCGGTCTCACCGAGCGGTGGTCGCCGGCCTGGAAGCGTCGATCCTGGCGCATCGCCGATCAACTGACCTGGATCGCGACCGGATGGAACGAGAATCGCTTCCGGCGCCGGATCGGGCTTCCCCCGAGCCGCCGCCCGCTGCCGCGGCGACTGGGTGCCGACCGGATCCAGCAGATCCAGGCCTACGACCCGGAGATGGTCCCGGGCCTGGCGGCGGAGTGGGACGATCGCAAACCCCTCGTCGGGTTCTTCGACCTGCCGGCGGCGAGCCGGGCGGGGATCGGGGAGATCGGAGCCGATGCCACCGGACTCGCCCGCTGGCTGGATGCGGGCGAACCGCCGGTGTTCCTCACCTTCGGCAGTATGCCGATCCTCGAGCCGAAGACGGTGATCGCACGCTGGCGCGCCGCCGCGCGCGCCCACGGGGTGCGCTGCCTGATCGCGATGGGAGACGCGACCGGGATCGATCCCGACGACCCCGATGTCTTCCACACCGCGGGCGTCGACCACGCGTCGGTCCTGCCTCGCTGCGTCGCGGCGGTCCATCACGGCGGCGCCGGGACCACCGCGGCGAGCCTGCGAGCCGGACTTCCGACCCTCGTCTGTGCGGTCACCGCCGATCAACCGTTCTGGGGCGAACGGGTCCGGGCCCTGCGGGTGGGTGCGGCCGTGCGGCTGTCCACCTTCACCGACGACGACGCGCACGCGGGTCTGGCCACGGTGCTCGCCGCCGAGACCCGTTCGGCGGCTGCCGCTTTCGCACGGCGGATGACATCCCCCGACAAGGCCGTCGCCGCCGCTGCCGACATCTGTGAGTCCCGGTTGCGATAG
- a CDS encoding multifunctional oxoglutarate decarboxylase/oxoglutarate dehydrogenase thiamine pyrophosphate-binding subunit/dihydrolipoyllysine-residue succinyltransferase subunit codes for MYQQYKEDPNSVDPSWHELLKNYEPGDNGSPAASASPPSKSVKPSATTSSATTASTSASSSTSGSSTNGSARSNSAPAAEAAPRKQVTLDQTPARTAPRKPTPAKESTATKAASGHSVASRDGSARSQPKQTKPEAGKASAAQKSESTDSTKVLRGPAAAIAKNMALSLEIPTATSVRAVPAKAMIDNRIVVNNHLARTRGGKISFTHILGYAIVQAIKAFPNMNRHYAEIDGKPNVVTPAHTNLGLAIDLVGKDGNRTLVVAAIKQCETMGFAEFYTAYQDIVRRARDGKLGADDFSGVTISLTNPGTIGTVHSVPRLMKGQGAIIGAGAMEYPAEFQGASEEQIAELGVGKLMTLTSTYDHRIIQGAESGDFLRTIHELLIDDAFYDEIFTAFHVPYEPVRWRRDLPAGLVDKSTRVLELIAAYRSRGHLMADIDPLMMDSDARSSHPDLDIQNYGLTLWDLDRSFKVGGFHGQEKMKLRDVLSILRDAYCRHVGVEYTHILEPEQQKWLQERVEIKHVKPPVGEQKYILSKLNAAEAFETFLQTKYVGQKRFSLEGAESVIPMMDAVIDQSAEHSLSEVVIGMPHRGRLNVLANIVGKPYSKIFSEFEGNLNPSQAHGSGDVKYHLGAEGKYYQMFGDNEINVSLTANPSHLEAVDPVLEGLVRAKQDLMDEDDRFPILPLMLHGDAAFAGQGVVAETLNMAMLPGYRTGGTVHIVVNNQVGFTTAPEHSRSTEYCTDVAKMIGAPIFHVNGDDPEACVWAAKLAVDYRQAYHKDVVIDLVCFRRRGHNEGDDPSMTQPAMYEVIDTKRGVRKSYTEALIGRGDISTKEAEDALRDYQGQLERVFNEVKELEKFSVEPSPSIQADQTLPTKLVTAVDNKTLELIGDAFVNVPDGFTPHPRVKPVLERRAEAARKGNIDWAFAELLAFGSLVMEGRTVRLSGQDSRRGTFTQRHSVLIDRSTGKEYTPLNHLQPAGEENDAESNGGRFMVYDSPLSEFAIVGFEYGYSVGNPDALVVWEGQFGDFVNGAQSIIDEFISSGEAKWGQLSDVVLLLPHGHEGQGPDHTSGRIERFLQLCAEGSMTVALPSTPASYFHLLRRHVLDGISRPLIVFTPKSMLRNKAAVSPVEDFTEDKFRSVIDDPRFEKDGADRSKVKRVLLVSGKLYYELAARRDKEKREDIAVVRIEQLYPVPHRRLRKTLEQYGNATEFRWVQEEPANQGPWPFLGLWLPEVLPDLLGGLRRVSRRAMSAPSSGSSKVHAVEQQEILDEAFGE; via the coding sequence ATGTACCAGCAGTACAAAGAAGACCCGAACTCGGTCGATCCGAGTTGGCACGAACTACTGAAGAACTACGAGCCCGGCGACAACGGTAGCCCCGCCGCGTCCGCCTCTCCGCCCTCGAAGTCCGTAAAGCCCTCCGCCACAACGTCTTCCGCCACAACGGCGTCGACTTCCGCCTCGTCTTCGACATCGGGTTCGTCGACCAACGGGTCCGCCCGCAGCAACTCCGCACCTGCCGCCGAAGCCGCGCCGCGCAAACAGGTCACCCTGGATCAGACCCCCGCACGCACCGCGCCGCGCAAGCCCACCCCCGCCAAGGAGTCGACCGCGACGAAGGCCGCGTCCGGCCACAGTGTCGCCAGCCGCGACGGTTCGGCGCGTTCGCAGCCCAAGCAGACCAAGCCGGAGGCGGGCAAGGCGTCCGCCGCGCAGAAGTCCGAGAGCACCGACAGCACCAAGGTGTTGCGCGGTCCCGCCGCGGCCATCGCGAAGAACATGGCGTTGTCGCTGGAGATCCCGACGGCCACCAGCGTCCGGGCCGTGCCGGCCAAGGCGATGATCGACAACCGCATCGTCGTCAACAACCACCTCGCGCGCACCCGTGGCGGCAAGATCAGCTTCACCCACATCCTGGGCTACGCGATCGTGCAGGCCATCAAGGCGTTCCCGAACATGAACCGGCACTACGCCGAGATCGACGGCAAGCCGAACGTCGTCACGCCCGCGCACACCAACCTGGGCCTGGCAATCGACCTGGTCGGCAAGGACGGCAACCGGACGCTCGTCGTCGCCGCGATCAAACAGTGCGAGACCATGGGTTTCGCCGAGTTCTACACCGCATACCAGGACATCGTCCGCCGCGCGCGTGACGGCAAGCTCGGCGCCGACGACTTCTCCGGGGTCACCATCTCGCTGACCAACCCGGGCACCATCGGCACCGTGCACTCGGTGCCGCGCCTGATGAAGGGTCAGGGCGCGATCATCGGCGCCGGCGCGATGGAGTACCCGGCCGAGTTCCAGGGTGCGAGCGAGGAGCAGATCGCCGAGCTCGGCGTCGGCAAGCTCATGACGCTGACGTCGACCTACGATCACCGGATCATCCAGGGCGCGGAGTCGGGCGACTTCCTGCGCACGATCCACGAGCTGCTGATCGACGACGCGTTCTACGACGAGATCTTCACCGCGTTCCACGTCCCCTACGAGCCGGTCCGCTGGCGTCGCGACCTGCCCGCCGGTCTGGTCGACAAGAGCACACGGGTGCTCGAGCTGATCGCGGCCTATCGCAGCCGCGGGCACCTGATGGCCGACATCGATCCGCTCATGATGGACAGCGATGCGCGCAGCAGCCATCCGGATCTGGACATCCAGAACTACGGCCTGACCCTGTGGGACCTCGATCGCAGCTTCAAGGTCGGCGGATTCCACGGCCAGGAGAAGATGAAGCTGCGGGACGTGCTGTCGATCCTGCGGGACGCGTACTGCCGGCACGTCGGTGTCGAATACACCCACATCCTCGAACCCGAGCAGCAGAAGTGGCTGCAGGAACGGGTCGAGATCAAGCACGTCAAGCCGCCGGTCGGCGAGCAGAAGTACATCCTGAGCAAGCTCAACGCCGCCGAGGCGTTCGAGACCTTCCTGCAGACCAAGTACGTCGGGCAGAAGCGCTTCTCGCTCGAAGGCGCCGAGTCGGTCATCCCGATGATGGATGCGGTGATCGACCAGAGCGCCGAGCACAGTCTCTCCGAGGTCGTGATCGGCATGCCGCACCGCGGCCGCCTGAACGTGCTCGCCAACATCGTCGGCAAGCCGTACTCGAAGATCTTCAGCGAGTTCGAGGGCAACCTGAACCCGTCGCAGGCGCACGGTTCCGGTGACGTGAAGTACCACCTCGGCGCCGAGGGCAAGTACTACCAGATGTTCGGCGACAACGAGATCAACGTCTCGCTGACCGCCAACCCCAGCCACCTGGAGGCCGTCGACCCGGTCCTCGAAGGTCTGGTCCGCGCCAAGCAGGACCTCATGGACGAGGACGATCGCTTCCCGATCCTTCCGCTCATGCTGCACGGTGATGCCGCGTTCGCCGGTCAGGGCGTGGTCGCCGAGACCCTGAACATGGCGATGTTGCCCGGTTACCGCACCGGCGGCACCGTGCACATCGTGGTCAACAACCAGGTCGGGTTCACCACCGCGCCCGAGCACTCGCGCTCCACCGAGTACTGCACCGACGTCGCGAAGATGATCGGTGCGCCGATCTTCCACGTGAACGGCGACGACCCCGAGGCCTGCGTCTGGGCCGCCAAGCTCGCCGTCGACTATCGCCAGGCGTACCACAAGGACGTCGTCATCGACCTCGTCTGCTTCCGTCGCCGCGGGCACAACGAGGGCGACGACCCGTCGATGACTCAGCCGGCGATGTACGAGGTCATCGACACCAAGCGCGGCGTCCGCAAGAGCTACACCGAAGCCCTGATCGGTCGCGGTGACATCTCGACGAAGGAGGCCGAGGACGCCCTGCGCGACTACCAGGGTCAGCTCGAGCGGGTCTTCAACGAGGTCAAGGAACTCGAGAAGTTCAGCGTCGAGCCGTCCCCGTCGATCCAAGCCGATCAGACCCTGCCGACCAAGCTGGTGACCGCCGTCGACAACAAGACGCTGGAGCTCATCGGCGACGCCTTCGTCAACGTCCCCGACGGCTTCACCCCGCATCCGCGCGTCAAGCCGGTGCTGGAGCGGCGTGCCGAGGCCGCCCGCAAGGGCAACATCGACTGGGCCTTCGCCGAGTTGCTGGCGTTCGGCTCGCTGGTCATGGAGGGACGCACCGTCCGGCTGTCCGGCCAGGACTCGCGTCGCGGCACGTTCACGCAGCGTCACTCGGTACTCATCGACCGTTCGACCGGTAAGGAGTACACGCCGCTCAACCATCTGCAGCCCGCTGGTGAGGAGAACGACGCCGAGAGCAACGGCGGCCGGTTCATGGTCTACGACTCGCCGCTCTCCGAGTTCGCGATCGTCGGCTTCGAGTACGGCTACTCGGTCGGCAACCCCGATGCACTCGTGGTGTGGGAGGGTCAGTTCGGCGACTTCGTCAACGGCGCGCAGTCCATCATCGACGAGTTCATCTCGTCGGGTGAGGCCAAGTGGGGCCAGCTCTCCGACGTCGTGCTGCTGCTGCCGCACGGCCACGAGGGACAGGGACCCGACCACACCTCGGGACGCATCGAGCGGTTCCTACAGCTCTGTGCTGAGGGTTCGATGACGGTCGCACTGCCGTCGACGCCGGCGAGCTACTTCCACCTGCTGCGCCGCCACGTGCTCGACGGCATCAGCCGCCCGCTCATCGTCTTTACCCCGAAGTCGATGCTGCGCAACAAGGCCGCCGTCAGTCCGGTGGAGGACTTCACCGAGGACAAGTTCCGGTCGGTCATCGACGACCCGCGCTTCGAGAAAGACGGCGCCGATCGCAGCAAGGTGAAGCGGGTGCTGCTGGTGAGCGGCAAGCTCTACTACGAGCTCGCCGCCCGCCGCGACAAGGAGAAGCGCGAGGACATCGCCGTCGTACGCATCGAGCAGCTCTACCCGGTGCCGCACCGCCGGCTCCGCAAGACGCTCGAGCAGTACGGCAACGCGACCGAGTTCCGGTGGGTTCAGGAAGAGCCCGCCAACCAGGGCCCGTGGCCGTTCCTCGGTCTTTGGCTGCCCGAGGTGCTGCCGGACCTGCTCGGCGGTCTCCGCCGGGTGTCGCGCCGCGCGATGTCGGCACCGTCGTCGGGTTCGAGCAAGGTCCACGCGGTCGAGCAGCAGGAGATCCTCGACGAGGCCTTCGGCGAGTAG